A genomic region of Lodderomyces elongisporus chromosome 5, complete sequence contains the following coding sequences:
- the RLP24 gene encoding ATPase-activating ribosome biosynthesis protein, translated as MRIYQCHFCSSPVYPLHGITFVRNDAKEFRFCRSKCHKAFKQRRNPRKLRWTKAFRKAAGKELVVDSTLTFAARRNVPVRYNRDLVATTLKGMSRIEEIRQRRERAFYKNRMRGNKERALAADRKLVEENPELLRLREVELRRKAEKQAAKENAMEEEDEEEEEDDVEEEDEEMMDEDEEMESESESESETEGKKIKQKVLLKNKRKTRR; from the coding sequence ATGAGAATTTACCAGTGTCATTTTTGCTCATCGCCTGTATATCCACTTCACGGAATCACATTTGTGCGTAATGATGCTAAGGAGTTTAGATTCTGTCGTTCCAAATGTCATAAAGCATTCAAGCAACGTCGTAATCCACGTAAGTTGAGATGGACCAAGGCATTTAGAAAAGCTGCAGGTAAGGAGTTGGTTGTGGATTCAACATTGACTTTTGCTGCTAGAAGAAACGTTCCAGTTAGGTATAATAGAGATCTTGTTGCCACAACTTTGAAGGGTATGAGTAGAATCGAGGAGATTagacaaagaagagaaagagcaTTCTACAAGAATAGAATGAGAGGTAACAAGGAGAGAGCTTTGGCAGCAGACAGAAAATTGGTTGAGGAGAACCCTGAATTGTTGAGATTAAGAGAAGTCGAATTGAGAAGAAAGGCTGAGAAACAAGCTGCTAAGGAAAATGCCATGGAGGaggaagacgaagaagaagaggaggacgATGTGGAAGAAGAGGACGAGGAAATGATggatgaagatgaggagATGGAGAGCGAAAGCgaaagtgaaagtgaaaCAGAGGGTAAGAAgatcaaacaaaaagtgttgttgaaaaacaagagaaagaCAAGAAGGTGA
- the PAM18 gene encoding mitochondrial import inner membrane translocase subunit TIM14, whose amino-acid sequence MEVPTLAIPGENNSQYQQQQQSHPQFQYTGQLQKKQAAEGSAEWYFDQGVNWMGDHPWLTGLGGLTIAYFAAGLFKKNRPGINGKAFYTGGFGQKMTAREALQILNLKETNLSKMKLKEHHRKLMMANHPDKGGSSFLATKVNEAKDFLEKRGGMKAK is encoded by the coding sequence ATGGAAGTACCCACGCTAGCTATACCAGGTGAAAACAACTCacaataccaacaacaacaacaatcacatCCACAGTTCCAATACACTGGACAGCTCCAGAAGAAACAAGCAGCAGAAGGTTCTGCAGAATGGTATTTTGATCAAGGAGTCAACTGGATGGGTGACCATCCTTGGCTCACAGGACTTGGTGGTTTAACCATTGCGTACTTTGCAGCTGGTCTTTTCAAGAAAAACCGTCCTGGTATCAATGGAAAAGCATTTTATACTGGGGGATTTGGCCAAAAAATGACTGCTAGAGAGGCGTTACAGATATTGAACTTGAAAGAGACAAATTTGAGTaagatgaaattgaaggaaCACCACAGAAAATTAATGATGGCAAATCATCCAGATAAGGGTGGTTCATCATTCTTGGCAACTAAGGTGAATGAGGCAAAGGACTTTTTGGAGAAAAGGGGCGGTATGAAGGCAAAGTAG
- the ibp1 gene encoding Cdc25 phosphatase Ibp1 (BUSCO:EOG092658QH) gives MSRLYSISDIKLIKPATLYKWITTCHSPNGTFQVIDVRDSDYVGGHIRGSWNYPASDLNGSKILELQQRIYDAKIKDVVFHCMLSQARGPKSALKFLRSLDDIVDPEMQRYFQQDDVRVYILKGGFTEWAGEYGPNSEVTEDFAEDIWGFGS, from the coding sequence atgAGTCGTCTATATTCTATTTCAGATATAAAATTAATTAAACCAGCAACGCTCTACAAATGGATTACCACTTGTCATTCGCCTAATGGTACTTTCCAAGTAATAGATGTGCGAGACTCAGACTATGTTGGAGGCCACATCCGCGGGTCGTGGAACTACCCTGCTTCAGATCTCAATGGCTCTAAAATCTTGGAGTTGCAGCAACGCATATACGACGCTAAAATCAAAGATGTGGTGTTTCATTGTATGCTTTCTCAAGCAAGGGGTCCAAAATCAGCCTTAAAGTTCCTTCGATCATTGGATGATATCGTAGATCCGGAGATGCAACGATATTTTCAACAGGATGACGTGCGTGTCTACATTTTGAAAGGTGGATTTACAGAATGGGCTGGAGAGTATGGCCCAAATAGTGAGGTGACTGAAGATTTTGCAGAGGATATTTGGGGATTTGGTTCTTGA
- the PCT1 gene encoding choline-phosphate cytidylyltransferase (BUSCO:EOG09264I9J): MARLPRRKAIENELNGHGAPLTRTLSIESISSLFKRNRKRKLEDDSSVKSSSPTTDNEDAESSKYEDEVEENDDDDDDDDDNEEEEEDKDKDGNDQEGRGGNRRAKKRRIKTKEEEEFEEKERKLDEELPEEYRKFRPRGFRFNIPPKDKPIRIYADGVFDLFHLGHMKQLEQAKKSFENVELVCGIPSDKETHKRKGLTVLTDEQRCETLKHCKWVDEVIPNAPWCVTPEFLREHNIDYVAHDDLPYASSDSDDIYKPIKEQGMFLTTQRTEGISTSDIITKIIRDYDKYLMRNFARGATRKELNVSWLKKNELEFKKHINDFRTYWMRNKSNINNVSRDLYFEIREFMRGKKFDVQQYLENQQKQQQKHKNQQSITNGSQGPSRSGSISDFEDSTSYKGGSPLTDFASKYIGNANKELNNAGKVISKWIHGEDDSDEEEIKPIVIKPVHKARRRSSSSNSSIKPRLINNSATTNANMNATTTTTKGTSSGAAVKSTPKKGSSTPRKTPQKKAY; the protein is encoded by the coding sequence ATGGCCAGATTaccaagaagaaaagcaatTGAGAATGAGCTCAATGGTCATGGTGCGCCCTTGACAAGAACTTTATCTATAGAATCAATTTCCTCACTTTTTAagcgaaatagaaaaaggaaattggAGGATGACTCTTCGGTCAAGTCATCGAGCCCTACCACCGACAACGAAGATGCGGAGCTGTCTAAATATGAAGATGAAGTCGAAGAgaatgacgatgatgatgatgatgatgatgataatgaagaggaagaagaagataaagataaagatggGAACGATCAGGAAGGTCGTGGTGGCAATAGAAGAGccaaaaagagaaggataaaaacaaaagaggaagaagagtttgaagaaaaagagcgGAAATTGGATGAGGAACTACCAGAAGAATATAGAAAATTCAGACCTAGAGGTTTCAGATTCAACATTCCACCAAAGGATAAACCAATTAGAATATACGCTGATGGTGTGTTTGACTTATTTCACTTGGGTCACATGAAACAATTGGAGCAAGCTAAAAAGTCTTTTGAGAATGTCGAGTTGGTTTGTGGAATTCCCTCCGATAAAGAGACACATAAGCGTAAAGGTTTAACTGTTTTGACAGATGAGCAAAGGTGCGAAACTTTAAAGCATTGTAAATGGGTCGATGAAGTGATTCCCAACGCTCCATGGTGTGTTACCCCAGAGTTTTTAAGGGAACACAATATTGATTATGTTGCACATGATGATTTACCTTATGCAAGTAGTGATAGTGATGATATCTATAAGCCAATTAAAGAGCAAGGGATGTTTCTCACCACTCAAAGAACAGAAGGTATCTCTACTTCAGACATTATCACCAAGATTATCCGTGATTATGACAAATACTTGATGAGGAACTTTGCAAGAGGTGCCACTCGAAAAGAGCTTAATGTGAGTTGGCTCAAGAAGAATGAATTAGAATTCAAGAAACATATTAATGATTTTAGAACATACTGGATGAGGAACAAGCTGAATATCAACAATGTTAGCCGTGATCTCTACTTCGAAATTAGGGAATTTATGAGAGGCAAGAAGTTTGACGTGCAACaatatttggaaaaccaacaaaagcaacaacaaaaacacaagAACCAACAATCAATTACAAATGGAAGTCAAGGGCCAAGCAGAAGTGGGTCTATTAGTGATTTTGAGGATTCTACTTCGTACAAAGGCGGCTCTCCACTCACAGATTTTGCGTCAAAATATATAGGAAATGCCAACAAGGAATTAAATAATGCAGGAAAAGTAATTCTGAAATGGATACATGGCGAGGACGATTCGGATGAGGAGGAGATCAAACCTATAGTGATAAAACCAGTACACAAGGCCAGAAGGAgaagcagtagcagtaacAGTAGCATTAAACCCCGTTTAATCAACAACAGTGCTACCACTAACGCCAACATGAAtgcaacaacgacaacaactAAAGGCACACTGAGTGGAGCTGCAGTGAAATCTACGCCTAAAAAAGGATCATCAACACCAAGGAAAACTCCTCAAAAGAAAGCATATTAG
- the MMM1 gene encoding ERMES complex subunit mmm1 (BUSCO:EOG09262X74), translating to MTEIDPNIKEQEMAEVINSDKDIDSDSNTVGSTLFAQLQNQLRLQQEELLQQQRELLSQESHLQSLQSSHSSISNTWNFTQGLVVGQLSVIFLIIIFVKFFVFADSSSSIPSKFVARDGAGVIVRRDNKSTTSRDRHNGIGGKDSNSEPSTDDERLQNNRAKVSSILEKTYYDVNNHASESLDWFNVLIAQTISHLRTEALLSDNIYHSLSNFLDNSELPDFLDKINLTEIDVGDDFPIFSNCRIKHSKEDTGRLEAKIDVDLSDTLTLGMETKLLLNYPRPLTAILPVAMTVSIVRFSGCSTVSLVNTNDQEFQADQVARPSNGHTSTDNGNDEIGKGSSSEDKKGGTALMFSFAPDYRLEFVVKSLIGSRAKLQDVPKISSLIENRLRTWFIERCVEPRFQVVKLPSLWPRTKNTREPAKPKDSDDTL from the coding sequence ATGACCGAAATTGATCCAAATatcaaagaacaagaaatgGCTGAAGTAATAAACAGTGACAAAGATATTGATAGCGATTCTAACACAGTGGGGCTGACGCTTTTTGCTCAGCTACAGAATCAATTGAGATTACAACAGGAAGAGCTactccaacaacaacgagaACTACTATCGCAAGAGTCACACTTGCAGCTGCTCCAGTCATCGCACTCTTCTATAAGCAACACATGGAATTTCACACAGGGACTTGTGGTTGGCCAATTAAGCGTTATTTTCCTCATTATCATTTTTGTCaaattttttgtctttgctGATTCGTCATCAAGCATACCTTCGAAATTTGTTGCCAGAGATGGAGCGGGCGTGATTGTGCGGAGAGACAATAAATCTACTACATCACGAGATAGACATAATGGGATTGGTGGCAAAGATTCAAACCTGGAACCTTCAACCGATGACGAGAGGTTGCAGAACAATAGAGCCAAAGTATCAAgtattttggaaaagacaTATTATGACGTAAACAACCATGCCTCGGAGTCTCTAGATTGGTTTAATGTGCTTATTGCACAAACAATTTCACATCTTCGTACGGAGGCATTGCTCTCGGACAATATATACCACTCATTAAGCAACTTTTTGGATAACAGTGAATTGCCTGACTTTTTGGATAAGATAAATCTTACGGAGATTGATGTTGGCGATGATTTTCCCATCTTTTCTAATTGTAGGATCAAGCACAGCAAAGAAGATACTGGACGGCTAGAAGCAAAAATAGACGTCGACTTGTCAGATACATTGACTTTGGGTATGGAGACAAAGCTCTTGTTGAACTATCCGCGTCCATTAACAGCAATATTGCCCGTGGCAATGACTGTTTCCATAGTCCGTTTTTCGGGTTGCCTGACAGTATCATTGGTCAACACCAATGATCAAGAATTTCAAGCTGATCAAGTTGCGCGACCAAGCAACGGTCACACAAGCACGGATAACGGCAATGACGAAATTGGTAAAGGCTCAAGCTCTgaagataaaaaaggaGGGACTGCATTAATGTTCTCTTTTGCACCTGATTATCGGCTCGAATTTGTCGTCAAGTCATTGATTGGTTCTAGGGCCAAATTGCAAGACGTTCCcaaaatttcttctttgattGAAAATAGGTTGAGAACTTGGTTTATTGAAAGATGCGTCGAGCCAAGGTTTCAAGTTGTAAAGCTTCCGTCACTTTGGCCAAGAACTAAAAATACACGCGAGCCAGCAAAACCAAAGGATAGCGACGACACATTATGA